In Erythrobacter sp. F6033, a single genomic region encodes these proteins:
- the bla gene encoding class A beta-lactamase yields the protein MIKRRAFLGGTMALGASACLPPDQSQLGRLAAKLRIVEAAADGTLGAEIYDTATGYSVDLNRNARFGHCSSFKLSLAAMILLRASTGLDSLNRRVTWSADDLMGYSAFTTERLKDGATLGELAEATQKFSDNAAANILLREAGGPEELTGFWRSIGDETSRLNRIEPALNNVPATELRDTTTPFAMARTVAKIAYGDVLPELEREMLRQWMTDTQTGVRRVRAGLPDDWVAGDKTGTSFWPGMDSLYVDIGFVEPEGRSPITFAAYFRARETHSAINPASEQALARVGEVIADFARQDRILSL from the coding sequence ATGATCAAGCGCCGCGCCTTTCTTGGTGGAACAATGGCGCTTGGAGCATCCGCATGCCTACCTCCCGATCAAAGTCAGCTGGGCAGGTTGGCCGCCAAACTCCGCATTGTTGAAGCCGCCGCAGATGGCACATTGGGCGCGGAAATCTATGACACGGCGACGGGATACTCCGTTGATCTAAACCGGAATGCCCGGTTTGGCCATTGTTCGTCCTTCAAACTGTCTCTCGCGGCGATGATTCTGCTCCGCGCATCGACTGGATTGGACAGCCTCAACCGCCGCGTCACTTGGAGCGCAGACGATCTGATGGGCTATTCCGCCTTCACAACAGAGCGATTGAAGGACGGAGCGACACTCGGTGAACTGGCGGAGGCTACTCAGAAATTCTCGGACAATGCAGCGGCTAACATCCTCTTGAGGGAAGCCGGCGGCCCTGAAGAGCTGACCGGATTCTGGCGATCTATCGGCGACGAGACGAGCCGCCTCAACCGCATCGAGCCCGCGCTCAACAACGTGCCCGCTACCGAACTGCGCGATACGACAACGCCGTTTGCAATGGCCCGGACTGTTGCGAAAATTGCCTATGGTGATGTGTTGCCAGAGCTGGAGCGGGAAATGCTGCGCCAATGGATGACCGATACGCAAACGGGCGTTCGGCGTGTGCGGGCGGGTTTACCAGATGATTGGGTGGCCGGTGACAAGACCGGGACTTCATTCTGGCCGGGCATGGACAGCCTCTATGTCGATATCGGTTTCGTTGAGCCCGAAGGACGTTCGCCAATAACATTCGCGGCCTATTTCCGCGCTCGCGAAACACATAGTGCGATAAATCCTGCCTCCGAACAGGCTTTGGCACGCGTCGGTGAAGTCATCGCCGACTTCGCCCGCCAAGACCGCATCCTTTCATTATAG
- a CDS encoding GNAT family N-acetyltransferase has translation MSQFTIQPDDLTGEDVLELLRLHLDEMHSWSPSCKVHAMPPERLREPDVSFFAVRDGEILAGVGAIKHLSETKGELKSMRAAPAYRGKGVGKLLLRHLIDIATSRGYSWIGLETGRPAPFLPAVRLYEAHGFAECAPFGDYISDEFSLCMEKHLE, from the coding sequence GTGAGCCAATTCACCATCCAGCCGGATGATCTGACCGGTGAGGATGTGCTCGAACTGTTGCGGCTACACCTCGATGAGATGCACAGCTGGTCACCTTCCTGCAAAGTCCACGCAATGCCGCCTGAACGCCTGCGAGAACCCGATGTCTCCTTTTTCGCGGTTCGCGATGGTGAGATTTTGGCTGGCGTTGGTGCGATCAAGCATTTGAGCGAGACGAAAGGCGAGCTGAAATCCATGCGCGCGGCTCCGGCCTATCGCGGCAAAGGCGTGGGCAAGCTTCTGCTGCGCCATTTGATCGATATTGCGACATCACGCGGATACAGTTGGATTGGGTTGGAAACAGGACGGCCAGCGCCTTTCCTTCCCGCCGTGCGGCTTTACGAAGCGCATGGATTTGCCGAATGTGCGCCTTTCGGCGATTATATCTCGGACGAATTCAGCCTCTGCATGGAGAAGCACCTCGAATGA
- a CDS encoding RDD family protein: MSAATGRIDRLNKRERTLITPEGLAVPVTIAARGSRLGALVLDFVFIFLGLLVIQIVLMLILGGVVEDTMNALDENISGAAEFVIIIFILVGFLARYGYFLAMELGPRGATYGKRVVGIRVAARNGGRLTPEAVIARNLLRDIELFMPLVFLMIAPSGAAGNAGIAGMIWFLIFMLFPFFNKDALRAGDVIAGTWVLEAPRTKLAEALSTQGAAAKGSSMVTGAKYEFGDEELSVYGEHELQTLERMLRDAQPEALSAVHETICRKIGWDPGAGDERAFLEAFYGQLRAKLEGDMRFGKRKADKFS, translated from the coding sequence ATGAGCGCCGCTACCGGAAGAATTGATCGGCTTAACAAGCGCGAACGCACGCTGATAACGCCCGAAGGTCTCGCCGTGCCGGTGACAATCGCTGCGCGCGGATCACGGCTGGGCGCGCTTGTGCTCGATTTCGTTTTCATATTTCTGGGCCTTTTGGTGATCCAGATTGTTTTGATGCTGATCCTTGGCGGAGTGGTCGAGGACACCATGAATGCCTTGGATGAGAACATTTCAGGCGCAGCTGAATTCGTGATCATCATCTTCATTCTCGTCGGTTTTCTGGCGCGCTATGGGTATTTTCTGGCGATGGAGTTGGGGCCGCGCGGCGCGACTTATGGCAAGCGCGTCGTGGGCATCAGGGTCGCTGCGCGAAACGGCGGCCGTTTGACGCCTGAGGCCGTTATTGCCCGCAACCTGCTCCGCGATATCGAGCTGTTCATGCCCCTTGTCTTCCTGATGATCGCCCCCAGCGGGGCAGCGGGGAATGCCGGAATCGCAGGCATGATCTGGTTCCTGATCTTCATGCTGTTCCCATTCTTCAACAAAGACGCGTTGCGCGCAGGGGATGTGATCGCGGGAACATGGGTGCTCGAGGCACCGCGGACCAAACTTGCCGAAGCACTGTCGACCCAAGGGGCGGCTGCGAAGGGTTCAAGCATGGTCACCGGCGCGAAGTACGAATTCGGTGATGAAGAGCTTTCAGTGTACGGCGAGCATGAATTGCAAACACTCGAACGGATGCTGCGCGATGCCCAGCCCGAGGCTTTGTCTGCAGTGCACGAGACAATCTGCCGTAAAATCGGATGGGATCCGGGAGCGGGAGACGAGCGAGCGTTCCTCGAGGCGTTTTATGGTCAACTCCGCGCCAAGCTGGAAGGCGACATGCGGTTTGGCAAGCGCAAGGCGGACAAATTCTCGTGA
- a CDS encoding stage II sporulation protein M produces the protein MSTAVPATKGVKDRIGSWFGRGDIAAPTDIESAALRSDRFRLEREADWRRLEDIVVAMEKGGVRKIDDEELLALPTLYRTAASSLSVARETSLDAATLKYLESLVQRAWFQVYGPRKGLFGWLREFFLGGWSRAVREIWLDVCIALFVMTAGAVVGWLLVAQNNDWYYRLVPGDLADTRVPGASREVLAETIEVENSTGGLSVFAAYLFSNNAGVCILAFALGFAFGIPSLLLLIHNMAMLGAMVWLFANAGLGWEFGAWLSVHGTTEIFGILLAGAAGLHIGRSMAFPGTRSILEAASESGRRSAVVMVGVVLMMVVAAFLEAFPRQLVETMESRYIIGGAFLTFWLAYFFLYRPNRPLEDG, from the coding sequence ATGAGTACGGCTGTCCCCGCAACAAAGGGTGTCAAAGATCGCATTGGATCGTGGTTCGGCCGCGGAGATATCGCCGCGCCGACTGACATTGAAAGCGCCGCCCTGCGCTCCGACCGGTTTCGCCTTGAGCGCGAGGCGGATTGGCGCAGGCTCGAAGACATCGTGGTCGCGATGGAAAAAGGCGGCGTGCGCAAGATCGACGATGAGGAATTGCTGGCCCTGCCCACGCTTTACCGCACCGCCGCATCCAGCCTTTCCGTGGCGCGCGAAACGTCATTGGATGCGGCGACACTCAAATACCTCGAAAGCCTCGTCCAGAGGGCATGGTTTCAGGTCTACGGCCCGCGCAAAGGCTTGTTCGGTTGGTTGCGCGAGTTTTTCCTCGGCGGGTGGAGCCGCGCCGTTCGCGAGATATGGCTGGACGTATGCATCGCCTTGTTTGTGATGACAGCGGGTGCGGTCGTCGGCTGGTTGCTCGTCGCGCAGAACAACGACTGGTATTATCGGCTGGTGCCGGGCGACCTCGCAGACACCCGCGTTCCGGGCGCAAGCCGGGAGGTTCTGGCCGAGACCATTGAAGTCGAAAATTCGACCGGCGGGCTTTCGGTTTTTGCGGCCTATCTATTTAGCAACAATGCGGGCGTGTGCATCCTTGCCTTTGCGCTGGGCTTTGCCTTTGGCATTCCCTCGCTGCTGCTGCTCATTCACAATATGGCTATGCTGGGCGCTATGGTCTGGCTGTTCGCCAATGCGGGGCTTGGCTGGGAATTTGGTGCTTGGCTCAGCGTGCACGGAACCACCGAGATTTTCGGTATCCTGCTGGCGGGTGCGGCGGGCTTGCATATTGGCCGGTCAATGGCTTTCCCCGGGACGCGCTCTATTCTCGAAGCGGCTTCGGAAAGCGGGCGGCGCAGCGCCGTTGTGATGGTCGGCGTCGTATTGATGATGGTCGTCGCGGCATTCCTTGAGGCATTCCCTCGGCAGCTCGTGGAAACCATGGAAAGCCGCTACATCATCGGCGGCGCGTTTCTAACTTTCTGGCTCGCCTACTTCTTCCTCTATCGGCCCAATCGGCCTCTGGAGGACGGATGA
- a CDS encoding DUF58 domain-containing protein: MALPRITLPLVPTERAAWLIAAFAPVALIIAAIAPQMWVVAPAAAIVLIGLIILDGLLAGSCREWVVQAPSDTEVGQSTAIEVFARFARVIALQPEAAVEFDPRLGQSGRATVKLLRDKESGTRSGAFDVFPERRGTAEISRAWLRWTGPLGLGARQTSKVLEKELRIWPDLSPVRSRELQTFLRNSQNGLIARRIRGEGTQFEALSEYEPGMDRRRIDWKASARHNHLYARENESERNNQIVFAFDCGQAMCEPVDGMPRIDRAVSAALTCCYVALKGGDKVSLFGFAQRPQVMTPFASDSRAFHRLQSAAAALDYESTEPNFTLALATLTAKLQRRSMIVLFSDFTDPTAAEMMIESIGRLVDKHLVLFVTIADSELETFVSEEPSDIATLARSVTADTLATQRSIVLQRLRRMGVDVVEAPWDQIGYRLIDRYFIIKNSEAIG; this comes from the coding sequence ATGGCATTGCCCCGCATCACCCTTCCTCTGGTTCCGACCGAGCGCGCCGCGTGGCTTATCGCTGCCTTTGCTCCGGTGGCGCTCATCATCGCGGCGATCGCGCCGCAGATGTGGGTCGTGGCTCCAGCAGCGGCGATTGTCTTGATCGGGTTGATCATTCTCGACGGGTTGCTCGCCGGGTCGTGCCGCGAATGGGTGGTGCAAGCGCCAAGCGATACGGAAGTCGGCCAATCGACAGCGATCGAAGTCTTCGCCCGATTTGCTCGTGTGATCGCGCTTCAACCCGAAGCCGCCGTCGAATTTGATCCACGGCTCGGGCAGTCCGGGCGCGCGACTGTGAAATTGCTGCGCGATAAAGAAAGCGGCACGCGCAGCGGTGCGTTTGATGTCTTCCCCGAACGGCGCGGTACTGCGGAGATTTCACGCGCCTGGCTAAGGTGGACTGGGCCGCTGGGACTGGGCGCTCGGCAAACCAGCAAGGTGCTTGAAAAAGAGCTCCGCATCTGGCCCGATCTGTCGCCGGTGCGCAGCCGCGAATTGCAGACTTTCCTGCGCAATTCGCAAAATGGCCTGATCGCGCGGCGTATTCGCGGCGAAGGCACCCAGTTTGAAGCGCTTTCCGAATACGAACCCGGGATGGATCGCCGCCGGATCGATTGGAAAGCCAGCGCACGGCACAACCATCTTTATGCGCGCGAGAATGAAAGCGAGCGCAACAACCAGATCGTGTTCGCGTTCGATTGCGGACAGGCAATGTGCGAGCCGGTTGATGGGATGCCGCGTATCGATAGAGCCGTTTCTGCTGCGCTTACGTGCTGCTATGTCGCTCTCAAAGGCGGCGACAAAGTTTCGCTGTTCGGCTTTGCACAGCGTCCTCAGGTAATGACGCCGTTCGCGTCTGACAGCCGCGCGTTTCACCGTCTGCAAAGCGCCGCCGCAGCGCTGGATTACGAATCCACCGAGCCCAATTTCACCCTCGCTTTGGCCACCCTCACCGCCAAACTTCAGCGCCGATCCATGATCGTGCTGTTTTCGGACTTCACCGATCCGACAGCGGCGGAAATGATGATCGAAAGCATCGGACGGCTTGTCGACAAACACCTCGTCCTGTTCGTGACAATCGCCGACAGCGAGCTTGAAACATTTGTGAGCGAAGAGCCGAGCGACATCGCCACCCTCGCCCGCAGCGTAACCGCCGATACGCTTGCGACGCAGCGTTCTATCGTGCTTCAGCGCCTACGCCGGATGGGTGTGGATGTGGTTGAGGCGCCTTGGGACCAGATCGGATATCGCCTGATCGACCGCTACTTCATCATCAAAAACAGCGAGGCGATTGGATGA
- a CDS encoding MoxR family ATPase, producing MSMSLDELRALADAIRAEVGKAVVGQDEMVEQLLVAMVSEGHVLLEGPPGTAKTFLANSFATALGLDFGRIQFTPDLLPGDILGSNLFNFQTSEFKLTRGPIFCELLLADEINRTPPKTQAALLEAMQERRVTLDGETHQLPPRFMVVATQNPIENQGVYPLPEAQLDRFLFKLLVPYPDEAEETRIVTDYGKRQGPQRPADLGVTAVADSDKLVAASGALENVTVAPEITQYVVRLIRATREHSELAVGASPRAAVMLANASRARAALAGRAYAIPDDVKALAIPVLRHRLTLSPAAEIEGRDIEALVSELVESTEAPR from the coding sequence ATGAGCATGAGCCTAGATGAACTGCGCGCGCTGGCAGACGCGATCCGCGCCGAAGTTGGAAAAGCCGTCGTCGGTCAGGATGAAATGGTCGAACAATTGCTGGTCGCCATGGTCAGCGAAGGCCACGTCCTGCTGGAAGGCCCTCCCGGAACGGCAAAGACGTTCCTCGCAAACAGCTTTGCGACCGCGCTGGGCCTCGATTTTGGACGCATCCAGTTTACGCCCGATCTGCTTCCGGGCGATATTCTTGGGTCCAACCTGTTCAACTTCCAAACCAGCGAGTTCAAGCTGACGCGCGGGCCGATTTTCTGCGAGCTGCTGCTGGCGGACGAAATCAACCGGACACCGCCGAAGACACAGGCCGCCTTGCTCGAAGCGATGCAGGAACGCCGGGTGACACTGGATGGAGAAACGCACCAATTGCCCCCGCGCTTTATGGTGGTTGCGACCCAGAACCCGATCGAGAACCAGGGCGTCTATCCGCTGCCAGAGGCGCAGCTTGATCGCTTCCTATTCAAACTGCTTGTGCCCTATCCTGACGAAGCCGAAGAGACCCGGATCGTCACCGATTACGGCAAGCGTCAGGGCCCGCAGCGTCCTGCCGATCTTGGCGTGACCGCGGTTGCCGATTCCGACAAGCTCGTCGCCGCGAGCGGCGCGTTGGAAAATGTAACGGTCGCACCGGAAATCACCCAATATGTCGTGCGCCTTATCCGTGCGACGCGCGAACATTCCGAACTGGCCGTCGGCGCAAGTCCTCGTGCCGCAGTTATGCTCGCCAATGCCTCCCGCGCGCGCGCGGCGCTGGCGGGCCGCGCCTATGCCATCCCGGATGACGTGAAAGCGCTCGCCATTCCAGTCTTGCGGCACCGCCTCACTCTAAGCCCGGCGGCAGAGATCGAGGGCCGCGACATCGAAGCGCTTGTTTCCGAACTGGTCGAAAGCACCGAGGCGCCGCGTTAA